Proteins from one Sabethes cyaneus chromosome 2, idSabCyanKW18_F2, whole genome shotgun sequence genomic window:
- the LOC128734814 gene encoding uncharacterized protein LOC128734814: protein MNKVKTLFHSTSLDGAAVSNKSKSNRANNNERIEPVVGFKLILDPGSSTGCDNGNGDESGGSNNANQSTTAAANESNAATTSVPELQVHLVGARHLPGSFGLKSVEGYMIKIKLFPGAAKFDSSIQTASWPMFGETFRFPLAASHKSSFRVKKNQPKEKPDLTIPEKVFNGNFVVFTVFALLELPPGYTATFKHKTMTFIRQGSQRLKDKPVIGKLVKDVEPPESKSANFDQKQNLKKLTTSESQRNIGSVTYFLEPKAFKEMCKGRLFSTEEMWLPIKDITVTQPAESRVTVFQSPKGQVEVTLQLSDYTDVNFDRKQSAEDLSFNIDGPYSPTSSSCSTPSATSPACASPSPNSSSRKNRFSFKRMVKSVKNKDKNHNGLCLKISTAKIRCGIKVKEEFEAVNEKIYMKTTVLEHEILSATWKSEPFRPTLSTRWNQEECTIVLPLSSEHSLDHVSIRVALAAKNKLGKKVYLGQLFLGPNAPNTNSIKQDQWRKMVAYKGSPISAWHSFE from the exons ATGAATAAAGTGAAAACACTATTCCACTCCACATCGCTGGACGGTGCTGCCGTTTCGAACAAATCCAAATCGAATCGGGCCAACAATAATGAACGGATAGAACCGGTGGTCGGGTTTAAGCTAATACTGGATCCCGGTTCGAGTACTGGCTGTGATAACGGTAACGGCGACGAGAGCGGCGGCTCGAACAACGCCAACCAATCGACGACGGCAGCAGCGAACGAGTCAAATGCCGCCACCACCTCCGTTCCTGAGCTACAAGTTCATCTGGTCGGGGCACGCCATCTGCCGGGCAGCTTCGGGTTGAAAAGTGTCGAAGGCTATATGATCAAGATCAAGCTTTTTCCCGGGGCAGCAAAGTTCGATTCGTCCATTCAGACCGCCTCGTGGCCGATGTTTGGGGAAACGTTTCGGTTCCCGCTGGCTGCTAGTCATAA ATCTTCATTCCGTGTGAAGAAAAATCAGCCAAAAGAAAAACCAGATTTGACGATTCCAGAAAAAGTATTTAACGGAAATTTTGTCGTATTCACAGTATTTGCTCTCTTGGAATTACCTCCTGGG TATACTGCAACCTTCAAGCACAAAACGATGACCTTCATACGACAGGGTAGCCAACGGCTGAAGGACAAACCGGTCATCGGGAAACTAGTCAAAGACGTGGAACCACCAGAGTCAAAGAGTGCCAACTTTGATCAGAAGCAAAACCTAAAAAAATTAACCACCAGTGAAAGTCAAAGGAACATTGGTTCAGTGACGTACTTTCTGGAACCGAAGGCATTCAAAGAAATGTGCAAAGGACGTCTATTTTCAACCGAGGAGATGTGGTTACCGATCAAGGACATCACAGTGACGCAGCCGGCCGAATCGAGAGTGACG GTATTCCAAAGCCCAAAGGGACAGGTGGAAGTTACGTTACAACTGTCCGATTATACCGATGTCAATTTTGACCGAAAACAGTCCGCCGAGGATCTGTCATTTAACATTGATGGACCGTATTCACCTACCTCTTCTTCGTGTTCTACCCCGAGTGCTACCAGTCCAGCCTGCGCATCGCCAAGTCCGAACTCAAGTTCGCGCAAAAATCGATTCAGTTTCAAACGTATGGTAAAGAGTGTTAAAAACAAGGATAAAAACCACAACGGACTCTGTCTGAAAATATCCACCGCCAAGATTCGCTGTGGAATCAAGGTCAAAGAAGAGTTCGAAGCGGTAAACGAGAAAATCTACATGAAGACGACGGTGCTGGAGCACGAAATACTATCGGCAACGTGGAAATCGGAACCATTCCGGCCGACGCTCTCCACCCGCTGGAACCAGGAAGAGTGTACCATTGTCCTACCGCTAAGCAGCGAGCACAGCCTGGACCACGTATCGATTCGAGTTGCTCTGGCAGCAAAAAACAAACTAGGCAAAAAAGTATATCTAGGACAGTTGTTCCTGGGACCAAACGCACCTAACACCAATTCCATCAAGCAGGACCAGTGGCGAAAAATGGTGGCCTACAAAGGGTCGCCCATTTCGGCGTGGCATAGTTTTGAGTAA